The sequence GTACCTTGTAATTGTAAAAGTAAAAAAGAGGCGGAACCCTTTTTCCAGCCTCTTTCTTCTATCAAAAGGAGGATCGATAGATGTTAGATTTGATTCAGACTCGACGAGATTTGCACCAGATTCCAGAGATTGGCTTGGAGGAGTTCAAGACTCAGGCTTATTTGCTGGATGTGATTGAGAAATTGACTTCGGATAAGGACTTTGTTCAAGTTCGTACTTGGCGAACAGGGATTTTGGTCTATTTGCAGGGAAGCCAGCCGAAGCGGACCATTGGTTGGCGGACAGACATTGATGGTCTGCCTATTGTCGAACAAACAGGTCTACCTTTTGCTTCTCAACACCAAGGTCGCATGCATGCCTGTGGACACGATTTTCATATGACCATTGCCTTGGGCTGTCTCGAACGCGCCCTGGAGGAGCAACCCAAGAATAATCTGCTCTTTCTATTTCAACCTGCTGAAGAAAATGAAGCTGGTGGCATGCTCATGTATGAGGACGGTGCTTTTGGAGACTGGCTACCAGACCAGTTTTATGGACTCCATGTTCGTCCGGATTTGAAAGTTGGTCAGATTGCGACCAATACACACACTCTCTTTGCAGGGACTTGTGAAGTGAAGATTCGTTTCAAAGGAAAAGGGGGGCACGCTGCTTTTCCACATGAGGCCAATGATGCCTTGGTGGCTGCTAGCTACTTTATCACTCAGGTGCAGTCAGTGGTTAGCCGCAATGTTAATCCAATCGAGGGAGCAGTGGTGACCTTTGGCCTTTTCCAAGCTGGTGTTGCGAATAATGTCATCACAGATACAGCCTTTTTACATGGTACCATTCGCGCCTTGACTCAGGACATGAGCCTCTTGGTGCAAAAAAGAGTCAAGACAGTCGCAGAAGGTGTCGCGGCAGCCTTTGGGATGGAAGTCGAAGTAGAACTCAAGCAAGGAGGCTACCTACCTGTTGAGAACAATCCAGCCTTGGCGCGTGAACTGATGGACTTTTTTGAAGAGAAAGACGGAGTCGAGTTGATTGATATCGAGCCTGCTATGACTGGTGAAGACTTTGGTTATCTCCTTTCGAAGGT comes from Streptococcus oralis and encodes:
- a CDS encoding N-acetyldiaminopimelate deacetylase — encoded protein: MLDLIQTRRDLHQIPEIGLEEFKTQAYLLDVIEKLTSDKDFVQVRTWRTGILVYLQGSQPKRTIGWRTDIDGLPIVEQTGLPFASQHQGRMHACGHDFHMTIALGCLERALEEQPKNNLLFLFQPAEENEAGGMLMYEDGAFGDWLPDQFYGLHVRPDLKVGQIATNTHTLFAGTCEVKIRFKGKGGHAAFPHEANDALVAASYFITQVQSVVSRNVNPIEGAVVTFGLFQAGVANNVITDTAFLHGTIRALTQDMSLLVQKRVKTVAEGVAAAFGMEVEVELKQGGYLPVENNPALARELMDFFEEKDGVELIDIEPAMTGEDFGYLLSKVDGVMFWLGIDSPYALHHPQMSPKEEALAIGVDAVSSFLNKKAAE